The Triticum aestivum cultivar Chinese Spring chromosome 3A, IWGSC CS RefSeq v2.1, whole genome shotgun sequence genome includes a region encoding these proteins:
- the LOC123061080 gene encoding BSD domain-containing protein C22A12.14c, with protein MDNFFNSVFSAAAAGEHEEEEGEEEEREGEQAAERDGGGDSGGGWSFGGLMKTLAEEIEGQREEQDEGGQGGMAAADEVQGEEGGGSGGGWSFAGLIKTLAEDLPPRDEQEASEDEDDEQEAEAPEEEAGEEGVSGGGWSFGGLMKTFSSRSESVLEGYRRDLQDLGSGLRVETTALRAAAARAAAALPGALEAGASVASDRLESVGQAVDDLGAAAAGLLSHANEALRSVDADGEDATGDGSSQLSESASGASWRSSLPSKKYTRFEAQVLALRADPTTFTEEPEDAEGFSRWQEAFSVEERKDEIEGVLRESPGLESFVERLVPSVVAYDMFWCRYFFAVDKLRQAEDVRTKLVSRAMSKEDEEELSWEVDDEDDIQGDHKQGTVTIPDKKEEQIGESVSHEAQVEGKQEVAVNEKYAAEDKEMILVAPKDDNGESSGEASTPKSSNGTGQEEKTEAGDSCKESDLSLVSRPSVQEEDLSWEEIEDVGDQDEKKAGSPRSSPSSKVEDIRKRLNSVEDDEDLSWDVDE; from the coding sequence ATGGATAATTTCTTCAACTCTGtgttctccgccgccgccgccggcgagcacgaggaagaggagggcgaggaggaggagcgggagggcGAGCAAGCAGCGGAGAGGGACGGGGGCGGCGATTCTGGTGGcgggtggagcttcggtgggctgATGAAGACACTCGCCGAGGAGATTGAGGGGCAGAGGGAAGAGCAGGATGAGGGCGGGCAAGGCGGCATGGCGGCAGCGGATGAAGTGCAGGGAGAGGAAGGGGGTGGCTCCGGCGGCGGATGGAGTTTCGCTGGGCTGATCAAGACGCTCGCGGAGGACTTGCCTCCGCGGGACGAGCAGGAAGCCtcggaggatgaggacgacgagcAAGAAGCCgaggctccggaggaggaggcgggggaggaggGTGTTTCCGGCGGCGGGTGGAGCTTCGGAGGATTGATGAAGACGTTCTCGTCGCGGTCGGAGTCGGTGCTCGAGGGCTACCGCCGCGACCTCCAGGACCTCGGGTCTGGCCTCCGCGTCGAGACCACGGCCCTTCGTGCAGCCGCTGCGCGAGCTGCGGCGGCGCTCCCTGGCGCGCTCGAGGCCGGTGCGTCCGTCGCTTCCGACAGGCTCGAGTCCGTCGGACAGGCTGTCGATGACCTTGGGGCTGCCGCTGCTGGACTTCTTTCCCATGCCAACGAGGCGCTCCGATCTGTCGACGCTGATGGCGAAGATGCGACCGGCGACGGCTCATCCCAACTCTCTGAGtccgcctccggagcctcctggcGTTCGTCCCTTCCATCCAAGAAGTACACTCGTTTCGAGGCACAGGTTCTGGCGCTGCGTGCCGATCCTACCACATTCACCGAGGAGCCTGAGGATGCCGAGGGGTTCAGCAGGTGGCAGGAGGCATTCAGCGTCGAAGAGAGAAAAGATGAGATTGAAGGCGTGCTCAGGGAGAGTCCTGGGTTGGAGAGCTTCGTGGAGAGGCTTGTGCCTTCGGTGGTAGCCTATGACATGTTCTGGTGCAGGTATTTCTTTGCGGTGGACAAGCTCAGGCAAGCAGAGGATGTCCGCACCAAACTCGTAAGCAGGGCCATGTCGAAGGAAGACGAGGAAGAACTCAGCTGGGAGGTTGATGACGAGGATGATATTCAAGGTGATCACAAACAAGGCACTGTCACAATACCAGATAAGAAAGAGGAGCAAATCGGTGAGTCTGTTAGCCATGAAGCACAGGTTGAGGGAAAACAAGAAGTAGCAGTGAATGAAAAATACGCAGCGGAAGATAAGGAGATGATTTTGGTAGCGCCAAAGGACGATAATGGTGAATCCAGCGGTGAGGCATCGACACCAAAGTCAAGCAATGGCACTGGGCAGGAAGAGAAGACTGAAGCTGGCGACTCATGTAAGGAGAGTGATTTATCACTGGTGTCTCGACCATCAGTGCAGGAGGAAGATCTTAGCTGGGAGGAGATTGAGGATGTTGGTGATCAAGATGAGAAGAAAGCGGGGAGTCCACGGTCAAGCCCTAGTAGCAAAGTGGAGGATATCAGAAAACGGTTGAACTCTGTGGAAGACGATGAAGACCTAAGTTGGGATGTTGATGAGTAA